The bacterium sequence AGTAATTTATAAGTCGTTCTTTAATTTCTTCTTTCATTATAATGTATTTTTAAATTCGGATATAACCATTTGCTGATAGTTAATACCTTCGTCAGATACAATTGCCATGAATTTCAAATATAACTTCCAGTCCTTTATTATAACAGGAATTCCTCTTAAAGCACTAAAACATATCTTTGAAGATGCACGATTCAAAACAATAAGGTCAACTTCTCTTTTTAATATTCTTTCAACATCCAGCCATATTTCATTTTCTGTTTTATATTTTGTTGATGACTCAACTTCTATATTATTTTTTTGAGGGTAAAAGTATATTCCAATATCAACATCTGAATTTTTATGAATATTGTTATGGACAAAAGAGCCAAAAAGAAATACAAATGCAACTTCTTTTTTTGTTTTAAAATAAGAATTTAATTTTTTAATAATTTCTTTTAAAGATGGGTCTACAGATATTTTCTCCATAAATATATAATACCCGATATTTTTTTATTTTCCAATTTTGCATCTTATTACATTTCCTTTCTTATAATCATCGTTTGCTTCTTTTATAAGGTTTTTTTCTTCAAGAGATAATGGGGATTCATCATAAGAAATAAGCATCTTTTCAAGAATTTTCTGTTTTGTTTTTTTATCCAGTGAATTTAATAAATCAACAATTTTTTCTATTTCGACCATTGCTTTCATTTTATTTTCTCCTATTAATAAATTTTGGATTATTTATAATAATTATAGCATATTTTGGGATTTAGTAGAACTCTGCGAATAAGTTCCGAGAAGAGGGGGTATAAAAAAAGGGGCTGGTCGTTAGACCAGCCCCTTTAAAATCATCTTTTTATCTTAGAAAGCAAGTTTCATAGTTGCAAGAAGTTGCCATGGGTTGTCATCATCTCTTCCAAACTGTACTGTATCAAAGAGGTCTCCGGTAAGCAACATTCCATAAGAAAGTCCAAAAGACAAGTCCTCTGTATATTGATATTCAATTCCTAAGTCAATTTCTGTCCCAATATCATCTTCAGTACCTACTATATCTTCTGCACCTTTAAGCCAGTATGCATCTAAAGCGAGTTTTACTTTTTCAACTGGCTGCAGTCCAAAGCCAAGATTTATTGCCTGAAGATTTGATTC is a genomic window containing:
- a CDS encoding nucleotidyltransferase domain-containing protein; this translates as MEKISVDPSLKEIIKKLNSYFKTKKEVAFVFLFGSFVHNNIHKNSDVDIGIYFYPQKNNIEVESSTKYKTENEIWLDVERILKREVDLIVLNRASSKICFSALRGIPVIIKDWKLYLKFMAIVSDEGINYQQMVISEFKNTL